One window of the Conexibacter sp. SYSU D00693 genome contains the following:
- a CDS encoding TetR/AcrR family transcriptional regulator, whose amino-acid sequence MGVSYGTGRERLLAAAREELVATGGGLELEAVAARAGVSKGLVWRHFGNRSGLLVAVVTAYWDAYDAVVDDPAVPGESWGAREGERLRRLVAFVLAEPLSRVVFGRLDGDAAVHRLMAQRLARRTATAAANIRRGQRAGELPRALDPDVAAAFVMGGLHEATARALAAHRAPDREALTAALWAATAAALGVSPSRLPASSPAGPRGGSERQGARAREV is encoded by the coding sequence GTGGGCGTCAGCTACGGCACGGGGCGCGAGCGGCTCCTCGCCGCGGCGCGCGAGGAGCTCGTGGCGACCGGCGGCGGGCTCGAGCTCGAGGCCGTCGCGGCGCGCGCCGGCGTCTCGAAGGGCCTGGTGTGGCGGCACTTCGGCAACCGGTCGGGCCTGCTGGTCGCGGTCGTCACCGCGTACTGGGACGCCTACGACGCGGTGGTCGACGACCCCGCCGTGCCGGGCGAGAGCTGGGGCGCGCGGGAGGGCGAGCGGCTGCGCCGGCTCGTCGCCTTCGTCCTGGCCGAGCCGCTGTCGCGGGTCGTGTTCGGCCGCCTCGACGGCGACGCCGCGGTGCACCGGCTGATGGCGCAGCGCCTCGCCCGCCGCACCGCGACCGCCGCCGCCAACATCCGCCGCGGCCAGCGCGCCGGCGAGCTGCCGCGCGCCCTCGACCCCGACGTCGCCGCGGCGTTCGTCATGGGCGGGCTGCACGAGGCGACGGCCCGGGCCCTGGCCGCCCACCGCGCGCCCGACCGCGAGGCGCTGACCGCCGCGCTGTGGGCGGCGACCGCCGCGGCGCTCGGCGTCTCGCCGAGCCGCCTCCCAGCCTCGTCGCCGGCGGGTCCGCGAGGCGGATCCGAGCGCCAAGGCGCCCGCGCCCGAGAGGTGTGA
- a CDS encoding zf-TFIIB domain-containing protein: protein MPATCPRDGSELVEVERSGVRIDACRTCRGVWLDRGELDKILEREGQAFAQQDQDDEAFLKEVTGAGGQAPPRGAPAGFDRKTAERIFDEFKAYKHGSHGHHGHHRKKRKSFLEQLLD, encoded by the coding sequence ATGCCCGCCACCTGCCCCCGAGACGGTTCCGAGCTGGTCGAGGTCGAGCGCTCCGGCGTGCGCATCGACGCGTGCCGCACCTGCCGCGGCGTCTGGCTGGACCGCGGTGAGCTCGACAAGATCCTCGAGCGCGAGGGCCAGGCCTTCGCCCAGCAGGACCAGGACGACGAGGCGTTCCTCAAGGAGGTGACGGGCGCGGGCGGCCAGGCCCCGCCGCGCGGCGCCCCGGCCGGCTTCGACCGCAAGACCGCCGAGCGGATCTTCGACGAGTTCAAGGCCTACAAGCACGGCTCGCACGGCCACCACGGCCACCACCGCAAGAAGCGCAAGTCCTTCCTCGAGCAGCTGCTCGACTAG
- a CDS encoding ferredoxin family protein, with protein sequence MTYVIAGSCVKDDVCVEVCPVDCIHPKPGDPDFETAEQLYIDPEICIDCDACVEACPVNAIYADFELPEKDRDSLDLNALFFAERAVAK encoded by the coding sequence GTGACCTACGTCATCGCCGGAAGCTGCGTCAAGGACGACGTCTGCGTCGAGGTCTGCCCCGTCGACTGCATCCACCCCAAGCCCGGGGACCCGGACTTCGAGACGGCCGAGCAGCTCTACATCGACCCCGAGATCTGCATCGACTGCGACGCGTGCGTCGAGGCCTGCCCGGTCAACGCGATCTACGCGGACTTCGAGCTGCCCGAGAAGGACCGGGACTCGCTGGACCTCAACGCCCTGTTCTTCGCCGAGCGCGCGGTGGCCAAGTGA
- a CDS encoding GFA family protein — translation MTATATLTGRCLCGAVTYEAGEPLMSALCHCEDCQRASGSPYSLNVVVTADGFALQGEEHLKTFETTGTDTGLPRQRVFCAECGSTLLTYLEEMEGMVVLKAGTLDDPSRITPELELWSERAQPWLAGDAERGVMPRGLET, via the coding sequence ATGACCGCCACCGCCACCCTCACGGGCCGCTGCCTGTGCGGCGCCGTCACCTACGAAGCGGGCGAGCCGCTGATGTCCGCCCTGTGCCACTGCGAGGACTGCCAGCGCGCGAGCGGCAGCCCGTACTCGCTCAACGTCGTCGTCACCGCCGACGGCTTCGCCCTCCAGGGCGAGGAGCACCTCAAGACCTTCGAGACGACGGGCACGGACACCGGCCTGCCGCGCCAGCGCGTCTTCTGCGCCGAGTGCGGCTCGACGCTGCTGACCTACCTCGAGGAGATGGAGGGCATGGTCGTCCTCAAGGCCGGCACGCTCGACGACCCCTCGCGCATCACGCCCGAGCTCGAGCTGTGGTCCGAGCGCGCGCAGCCGTGGCTGGCGGGCGACGCCGAGCGCGGCGTCATGCCGCGCGGGCTCGAGACGTAG
- a CDS encoding FAD-dependent oxidoreductase yields MSRGRLRVAIVGAGPAGAFTAAQLRARGDRFDIDVFDRLPTPWGLLRAGVAPDHGSIKTLDETFERATFAKGCRFFGNVEVGKDLPHAELARRYHAVVYAIGAQSDKSLGIPGEDLPGSMPATAFVGWYNGHPDFRDLAPDLSHETAVVIGNGNVAADVTRILTRSVEELARTDIADHALEALRSSRVRRVVVLGRRGPAQAAFTNAELRELGRMEGVNVVVRPDEAQLDPVSTEWLSSEGTFTARRNVEVLQQFAAQPPRPGAPREIELRFLRSPVAVQGDGRAERVELVTNELYRDDAGALRARALEPAGEVVEAGLVLRSVGYQAIPLPDVPFDERRKVLPNERGRVLDAATGDRLPGIYAVGWIKRGPTGILGTNKRDAAETVACLVEDWEAGALPEPAGGDVAEVLGGHADLVTADGWRAIDAHERSTGAAASRPRTKLASREELVGVARGT; encoded by the coding sequence GTGAGCCGCGGGCGGCTGCGCGTCGCGATCGTCGGCGCCGGTCCGGCGGGGGCGTTCACCGCGGCCCAGCTGCGCGCCCGCGGCGACCGCTTCGACATCGACGTCTTCGACCGGCTGCCCACGCCGTGGGGCCTCCTGCGCGCCGGCGTGGCGCCCGACCACGGGTCGATCAAGACCCTCGACGAGACCTTCGAGCGCGCGACGTTCGCCAAGGGCTGTCGCTTCTTCGGCAACGTCGAGGTCGGCAAGGACCTGCCGCACGCCGAGCTGGCCCGCCGCTACCACGCGGTCGTCTACGCCATCGGCGCGCAGAGCGACAAGTCGCTCGGCATCCCGGGCGAGGACCTCCCCGGCTCGATGCCCGCCACCGCGTTCGTCGGCTGGTACAACGGCCACCCGGACTTCCGCGACCTCGCGCCCGACCTCTCCCACGAGACGGCGGTCGTCATCGGCAACGGCAACGTCGCCGCCGACGTCACCCGGATCCTCACCCGCAGCGTCGAGGAGCTGGCGCGCACGGACATCGCCGACCACGCGCTCGAGGCGCTGCGGTCCAGCAGGGTGCGCCGCGTCGTCGTCCTCGGCCGCCGCGGGCCGGCGCAGGCGGCGTTCACCAACGCCGAGCTGCGCGAGCTGGGGCGCATGGAGGGCGTCAACGTCGTCGTGCGCCCCGACGAGGCGCAGCTCGACCCGGTCTCGACCGAGTGGCTGAGCTCCGAGGGGACCTTCACGGCCCGGCGCAACGTCGAAGTGCTCCAGCAGTTCGCCGCCCAGCCGCCGCGCCCCGGCGCGCCGCGCGAGATCGAGCTGCGCTTCCTGCGCTCGCCGGTGGCCGTCCAGGGCGACGGGCGCGCCGAGCGCGTCGAGCTGGTCACGAACGAGCTCTACCGCGACGACGCGGGCGCGCTGCGCGCCCGCGCGCTCGAGCCCGCGGGCGAGGTCGTCGAGGCCGGGCTCGTCCTGCGCTCCGTCGGCTACCAGGCGATCCCGCTGCCCGACGTCCCGTTCGACGAGCGCCGCAAGGTGCTGCCCAACGAGCGCGGCCGCGTGCTCGACGCCGCGACGGGCGACCGGCTGCCCGGCATCTACGCCGTGGGCTGGATCAAGCGCGGGCCGACGGGGATCCTCGGCACGAACAAGCGTGACGCGGCCGAGACGGTCGCCTGCCTCGTCGAGGACTGGGAGGCCGGCGCGCTGCCCGAGCCGGCCGGCGGCGACGTCGCCGAGGTCCTCGGCGGCCACGCCGACCTCGTGACGGCCGACGGCTGGCGGGCGATCGACGCGCACGAGCGCTCCACGGGCGCCGCCGCCTCGCGCCCGCGCACGAAGCTCGCCTCCCGCGAGGAGCTCGTGGGCGTCGCGCGCGGCACCTGA
- a CDS encoding crotonase/enoyl-CoA hydratase family protein, with protein sequence MSPHETILYAVDGPVATITLNRPERLNTIVPPMPDEVEAAVTEAVRDDRVKVIVLRGAGSSFCAGYDFGEGFSHWDAWITTDGAWDPGKDFWFATAPQIAPTQKFLSLWRSPKPVIAQVHGWCLGGGSDTALCADLVIASEDAQIGTPYSRMWGAYLSGMWIYRLGLTRAKLHALTGRPLSGREAADVELITEAVPFDRLEATVAERAEELASIPMAQLAAQKLMVNHAYEQQGLGATQTLGPILDGLMRNIPEARAFIDRAATEGVPAIVRERDARWGDYSTAPPERRPDPRNVIEP encoded by the coding sequence ATGAGTCCACATGAGACGATCCTCTACGCCGTCGACGGCCCGGTCGCGACGATCACGCTCAACCGGCCCGAGCGGCTGAACACGATCGTCCCGCCGATGCCCGACGAGGTGGAGGCGGCGGTGACCGAGGCGGTGCGCGATGACCGCGTGAAGGTCATCGTCCTGCGCGGCGCGGGGTCGTCCTTCTGCGCGGGCTACGACTTCGGCGAGGGCTTCTCGCACTGGGACGCGTGGATCACCACCGACGGCGCGTGGGACCCCGGCAAGGACTTCTGGTTCGCCACCGCGCCGCAGATCGCCCCGACCCAGAAGTTCCTCTCCCTCTGGCGCTCGCCCAAGCCGGTCATCGCCCAGGTCCACGGCTGGTGCCTGGGCGGCGGCAGCGACACCGCGCTGTGCGCCGACCTCGTCATCGCCAGCGAGGACGCCCAGATCGGCACGCCGTACTCGCGGATGTGGGGCGCGTACCTGAGCGGGATGTGGATCTACCGCCTCGGCCTCACCCGCGCGAAGCTCCACGCGCTCACCGGCCGGCCGCTCTCGGGCCGCGAGGCCGCCGATGTCGAGCTCATCACCGAGGCCGTGCCGTTCGACCGCCTCGAGGCGACGGTGGCCGAGCGCGCCGAGGAGCTCGCGTCGATCCCCATGGCCCAGCTCGCCGCCCAGAAGCTCATGGTCAACCACGCCTACGAGCAGCAGGGCCTGGGCGCGACGCAGACGCTGGGACCGATCCTGGACGGCCTCATGCGCAACATCCCGGAGGCCAGGGCCTTCATCGACCGCGCGGCGACCGAGGGCGTCCCGGCCATCGTGCGCGAGCGCGACGCCCGCTGGGGCGACTACTCGACGGCGCCGCCCGAGCGCCGGCCCGACCCGCGCAACGTGATCGAGCCCTGA
- a CDS encoding PhzF family phenazine biosynthesis protein: protein MARARPFQQVDVFGAGPLLGNPVAVVLDGAGLDDEELQRVARWTNLSETTFVLPPTDPEAADLRVRIFTPSDELPFAGHPTLGTCHAWLSHGGRPRREGVVVQECGVGLVEVRRDGDRLAFAAPPLVREGAVDDATAGAVAQALRIDRSAIRDLAWCDNGPGWIGVLLDSAEAVLALRPRSSGLFVAAIGPRPPGGPAAFEVRAFFEVAGAVVEDPVTGSANASLAQWLLATGRAQAPYVARQGTAIHRAGDVHVAQDDAGAVWVGGATATVVAGHVTL from the coding sequence GTGGCGCGGGCCCGCCCGTTCCAGCAGGTCGACGTCTTCGGGGCCGGGCCGCTGCTGGGCAACCCGGTGGCGGTCGTGCTGGACGGCGCGGGCCTCGACGACGAGGAGCTGCAGCGCGTCGCGCGCTGGACGAACCTGTCCGAGACGACGTTCGTCCTGCCGCCGACCGACCCCGAGGCCGCCGACCTCCGCGTGCGGATCTTCACGCCGTCCGACGAGCTGCCGTTCGCCGGCCACCCGACGCTCGGCACGTGCCACGCGTGGCTGTCGCACGGCGGCCGGCCCCGCCGCGAGGGCGTGGTGGTGCAGGAGTGCGGCGTCGGGCTGGTGGAGGTCCGCCGCGACGGCGACCGGCTCGCCTTCGCCGCCCCGCCGCTCGTCCGGGAAGGTGCGGTCGACGACGCGACGGCCGGTGCGGTGGCCCAGGCGCTGCGGATCGACCGCTCCGCGATCCGCGACCTCGCCTGGTGCGACAACGGCCCGGGGTGGATCGGCGTGCTGCTCGACAGCGCCGAGGCCGTCCTGGCACTGCGCCCGCGGTCCAGCGGCCTGTTCGTCGCCGCCATCGGCCCGCGCCCGCCCGGCGGCCCGGCCGCGTTCGAGGTCCGCGCGTTCTTCGAGGTCGCCGGCGCCGTCGTCGAGGACCCGGTGACCGGCAGCGCCAACGCCTCGCTGGCCCAGTGGCTGCTCGCGACGGGGCGCGCGCAGGCGCCCTACGTCGCCCGGCAGGGCACGGCGATCCACCGCGCCGGGGACGTCCACGTCGCGCAGGACGACGCGGGGGCCGTCTGGGTCGGCGGCGCAACCGCGACGGTCGTCGCGGGGCACGTCACGCTCTGA
- a CDS encoding LLM class F420-dependent oxidoreductase, with the protein MQLGLNVGYWAGGPPQDMDALVAEAERLGFDSMWCAEAYGSDVLTPLAWWGSRTTSLRLGTAIAQMSARQPAATAMAAMTLDHLSGGRFVLGLGASGPQVVEGWYGMPFEKPLARTREYVGILRDVWARGGPVTNDGPAYPLPLPADAPRAVGLGKPLKSSIRPLREDIPVFLAAEGPKNVALAAEVCDGWIAMLLDPQESFYADALAEGFAREGARRSAEDFEVAAMVPFIVHDDVEQAVDLVRPFYALYFGGMGAKGGKNFHANVAIRMGYEEDVVAIQDLYLDGKKDEAAARIPSELIQRMSLLGPADKIRHDLAAWEDSFVTTLLVQGDAAMLRQTAELVLG; encoded by the coding sequence ATGCAGCTCGGGCTGAACGTGGGGTACTGGGCCGGCGGCCCGCCGCAGGACATGGACGCGCTCGTGGCCGAGGCCGAGCGCCTGGGCTTCGACTCCATGTGGTGCGCGGAGGCCTACGGCTCCGACGTGCTCACGCCGCTGGCGTGGTGGGGCTCGCGCACCACGTCCCTGCGCCTGGGCACCGCGATCGCGCAGATGAGCGCCCGCCAGCCCGCGGCCACGGCGATGGCCGCCATGACGCTCGACCACCTCAGCGGCGGGCGCTTCGTCCTGGGGCTCGGCGCCTCGGGCCCCCAGGTCGTCGAGGGCTGGTACGGCATGCCGTTCGAGAAGCCGCTTGCCCGCACGCGCGAGTACGTCGGCATCCTGCGCGACGTCTGGGCGCGCGGCGGCCCCGTGACCAACGACGGCCCCGCCTACCCGCTCCCGCTGCCGGCCGACGCGCCGCGCGCCGTCGGCCTCGGCAAGCCGCTGAAGTCCTCGATCCGGCCGCTGCGCGAGGACATCCCGGTCTTCCTCGCCGCCGAGGGCCCGAAGAACGTCGCGCTCGCCGCGGAGGTGTGCGACGGCTGGATCGCGATGCTGCTCGACCCCCAGGAGTCCTTCTACGCCGACGCGCTCGCCGAGGGCTTCGCGCGCGAGGGTGCCCGGCGCAGCGCCGAGGACTTCGAGGTCGCCGCGATGGTGCCGTTCATCGTCCACGACGACGTCGAGCAGGCCGTCGACCTGGTGCGCCCGTTCTACGCCCTGTACTTCGGCGGCATGGGCGCCAAGGGCGGCAAGAACTTCCACGCGAACGTCGCCATCCGGATGGGCTACGAGGAGGACGTGGTCGCCATCCAGGACCTCTACCTCGACGGCAAGAAGGACGAGGCCGCCGCGCGCATCCCGTCCGAGCTCATCCAGCGCATGTCGCTCCTCGGCCCGGCCGACAAGATCCGCCACGACCTCGCGGCGTGGGAGGACTCGTTCGTCACGACGCTGCTCGTCCAGGGCGACGCGGCGATGCTGCGTCAGACGGCCGAGCTCGTCCTGGGCTGA